The genomic segment CGCCAGGCCCTCGACGCGGGCGCCGCGGGCGTCTACGTCGCGGCATGCCATCCCGAGGACTGCCAGTTCCGGGAGGGCAGCGCCTGGCTCAGCGCCCGCCTGTCGGGCGCGCGCCTGCCGGCCCTCAAGGACGTACCGTCCGGGCGCGTGCGGGTCGGCTACTTTTCCCCGGTCGAGGTCGAACGCTTCCTCCGCGAGCTCGAGGAGTTCCGGCGGGGACTGCCGTGACCGCGATCGTCCCCGACCGCCGCCCGAAAGCCGCGCGCATCGCCGGCTTTCTGGCCCTGCTCACCGCCGTCTCGTGGGCCCTGGGCACGCTGGCGGCCTGGCCGTGGGCGGCGACGCCCGCCGGCGAGGCACGGCTGAGAATCTCGCTGAGATACGTGAGCGGTTTCGAAGAGGCGGCCCGTCCGGACGAGCAGACCGGCGGGCGTCTGCGTCACATGCGTCCGGTCGAGGGCACGTCCGGGAGGACAGCACGCCGCGCCCAGGCCCGGCTCACCGTGTTCATCCACGGGCGGCCCGTCCTCACCCGGACCTACCAGCCGACCGGGCTCAGACGTGACGGCCCCATCTACGGCTACGAGGAGATCGCCGTCACTCCGGGCCGGCACCGCGTGGCCGTGACGCTCACCGACCTCGGTCAGACGGAACGCCGGTGGTCTATCGAGCGCGAGGTGGAGTTCCCGCCTGGCCACGCTCCGCTTCTCGAATACGCGCCCGGGCGTGGCTGGCTCCCGAGAGAGGAGCACCATGACTGACTGCCCCTTCCAGCACCCCGGAACGACGAGCGACCCGCGCGTTGCCATCTACTGCCGCCTGCCCACGGGCCGCGTACGCATGCCGACCCGCGACGAGATCGAGCGGTACTGCCGCAGGGCGCGCTGGGAAGCCTGCCCCACCTACGTCGCCGCCCGGCGCCGAGTCCGTGCTCGTGGCGCCGCGGAATGAGCCGGACGGCCCGGAAAAATGAGCCAGGCTCCTGATTCGCACGGGCCACCGAACGCCCTACCGTACGGGCAGGTGGAACGCCCGTTTGGCGGGAGGTTCGGCGTGGCGATCGAGGCGCGGTACGACGGCATCCTGACGGCGGCGGCTGACGTCTTCGGCCGCCGCGGCTTCCACCAGGCCTCGATCCGCGAGATCGCGCGGGCGGCCGACCTCTCGGTGGCCGGGCTCTACCACTACGTGGGAGGCAAGGAGGAATTACTGTTCCTCGTCCTCGACCGCGCGCTCGATGACCTGCACGCGAGCCTGGATCGGGCGCTGGCCACGGCGCGCACACCCCAGACGAAGCTGCTGGCCCTGATCCGCACGCATCTCGACTTCGGCTTCCACCACCCGCTCGAGCTCAAGCTCATCAACCGCGAGACCGAGCTGCTCGCCGAGGCCCGCCGCGCCGAGATCGGCGCCCGGCGTAACGCCTATGTACAGCGTGGCCTGGCCATTCTCCGCGAGCTCGACCCGCATGGCCGGGCCGGCGACGAGCTGCTGTCGGCGACCAACCTGCTGCTCGGCATGCTCAACGGCATCGCTCGGCGTCCTCACCTCACGGCCGGCGACGAGGTGGGAGCGCTCGCTGCCAGCGTGGGTGCCCTCTTCCTCCACGGCTTCCTGGAACGCTCGGCCGTGGTCGACGGCCCACCGGCGACGACCCGGGGAGGCGGACATGACGGTTGACGCCATCATCGAGCATTGCCGGGCCGTCGTCGCCGAGCCGCTGGGCGCCGTCGCCGAACGCTGGAAGGCGGCTCACCCCGGTGGCCGCGCGGTGGCCGTCTACCCGGTGTGGGCGCCCGCGGAGGTGATCCATGCGGCGGGCATGCTGCCGCTCGCGCTCCTGGGCGGAGGCACCTCGGTCGAGCTGACCCACGCCGACGCGCGCTTTCAGTCCTTCGTGTGCTCGATCGCCAAGTCCAGCCTGGAGCTGGGCTTTCAGGGGCTGGTCCGAGGCGTGGACGGCTTCGTGTTCTCGAACATCTGCGACGTCGCCCGCAACCTCGCCTCGATCTACAAGCGGAACTTCCCCGAGGCCTTCGTGGAGTACCTGCACCTGCCGCAGAACTCCACCTCGCCGGCCGTCGTCGGGTATCTCCAGGGGGAGCTCCGGCGGCTGGCCGACGCCTTCGCGCAGAGCTTCGGTCTCGAGGTCACGGACGCGGCGCTGGCCAAGTCCATCGAGACCTACAACACGCTCCGCGCCCGGCTACGCGCCCTGTACAGGCTGCGCATCGAGGCGCCCGAGAAGCTCTCCACCGTGGAGCTCTACCTCGCGCTGCGCGCGGCCACGCTGGCGCGGCCCGAGGACACGCTGGGCTGGCTGGGCGACCTGGTGGCGGCCCTGCCCGGCCGGCCGACCCGCCGTCAGGACCGGATGCGCGTGGTCCTCGAGGGCGCGTTCTGCGAGCAGCCGCCCCTCGGCTTGCTCGAAGTGCTGGAGGAGGCCGGCTGTTACGTCGTGGAGGACGACTTGCTCCTCGGCTGGCGCTGGTTCACCGCCGACGTCGCCGCCGACGGCGACCCCTTCGAGCGCCTGGCCGCAGCCTACGTGAACCAGGCCGCGCCCTCGTCCACCCGGCACGAGGGGCGGCAGCACCGCTCGGCCGGTCTCATCGACAAGGTCCGCCGCTCGGGGGCGGACGCGGTCGTCTTCGCGCCGGCGAAGTTCTGCGAGCCGGCCCTCTTCGACTACGTGCTCATGAAGCAGGGCCTGGAGCGGGCCGGCATCCCGCATCTCGTCGTGGAGTTCGAGGAGAAGATGTGGACCTTCGAGCGCACCCGCAACGAGATCGAGACGTTCGTGGAGTCCATGCTGTTCGACTGACGACGACGGCTCGGGAGGGTCCGATGGCCGAGGCAGTCACGGAACGGCAGTACCAGGGACGGGTCCACCAGCGTTCCCGCCAGCTGATGTCGGCCTGGATGAGCGAGCTGGCCCGCGCCGAGGCCGAGGGCGTGCCCACCGGCGCCCTGATGATCTCCGGCAACTGCGTGGAGCTGCTGAGGGCCTGTCACGTCCTACCCATGTTTCCCGAGGTCACCGCGCTCCAGAACGCCATCCGCAAGAAGTCGCTGCCCCTCATCCTCAAGGCCGAGCAGGCCGGCTACTCCTCCGACAACTGCGCCTATGTCAAAGCCGACATCGGCCTCTTCCTGGACGGGGGCATGGGACCAGGCAAGCCCATCCCCTTTCCCACCATCACCGTGTGCAACTACGTGGGCTGCAACGTCTACGTGAAGTGGTTCGAGCATCTGGCCGACGTGTCGGGCTCCCGGCTCTTCGTCCTCGACACCCCCTTCGCCCGCACGCCCGAGCCGACCCCGGGGGATGTCCGCTACGTGGTGAGCCAGCTCGAGGAGCTCATCACGCTGTGCGAATCGGTCAGCGGCAAGAAGTTCGACATCGACTATCTGCGCGAGATCCTGGGTCACGCCGCCCGCGCCGAGGCGGGCTACGCCCGCTGCAAGCACCTCACCCGCCACCGTCCCGCTCCCTTCGACGCCTACTTCGACTCCATCAACATGATGGGCCCCATCAACGTTCTGCGGGGCACGCGGGAAGCGGCCGAGTTTTTCGACGAGGCCGTGGCCGAGTTCGAAGAGCTGGTGACCCAGGGCTTGGGACCGCTCAGCGAGGAGCGGTTCCGTACCGTGGTGGAGGGACCGCCTCCGTACCCCTACTACAAGAGCTTCCGCAACCTCTTCACCCGGTGGGGCGCCGTGGCCGTGCAGTCCACCTACTCGACGGTCGGCGGGATCTGGGAGTGGGGCTTCCGCCACGACCCGCAGCGTCCCCTGGAGTCGATCGCCGAGCAGATGCTGCGGGAAAACCTCACCAACCGCTCCATCACCGCCCGCTACGGCCAGATCAAGCGGTACGTCGAGGAATGGGAGGCCGACGCCCTGGTCATCCACTCGATCAAGTCTTGTCGCCTGTTCTCGGCGGGTCAGGGCGACATGCGCGATTACTTCACCCGGGAGCTGGGCGTACCGACGCTCCTGGTCGAATCCGATCTCGAGGATCCGCGCTACTACGCGGAGGCCCAGCTGCGGAACCGGATCGACGCTTTTTTCGAGGCCCTCGAGCACAAGAAGCTCGTGGGGGCGGGCCACTGAGGCGGCGATGAGGGACAAGACGCCGGCCACCGTCGAGAAGGTCCCCGTCTACTGCTATCAGTGCGTGGCCGGTCCCGATCTCCTGAAGGTCGTGGTCCGTGACGGCGTGGCCGTCGGCGTCGAGCCCAACGGCGATGTGGCCGCCGAGCACCCGGCCGGCGGCAAGGTGTGCGTGCGGGCCTACGGCCTCGTCCAGAAGCTCTACAATCCGGCGCGGGTCAGGACGCCGCTCAAGCGCACCAACCCCCGCAAGGGCCGCGACGAGTCACCGGGCTGGCAGGCGATCTCCTGGGAGGAGGCGCTCGACCTGCTCGCCCAGCGCCTGCGGGCCCTGCGGGCCACGGGCCTCGTCGACGAGGCGGGCTACCCGCGGCTGGCCGTCACTTTCGGCTCGGGCGGCATCGCCCCGGCATACCTGGGCACCTTCGCGGCCTTCCTCGCCGCCTGGGGCCCCATCGACCAGGGCATCGGCAGCGGGCAGGGCGTCAAGTGCTATCACTCCGAGCATCTCTACGGGGAGTTCTGGCACCGAGCCTTCACCGTCGCGGCCGACACACCCCGCTGCGACTTCGTGCTGTCCTTCGGCTACAACGGCGACGCCTCCGGCGGTGTCACCGGTGTGCACCGCCACGCCGAGGCGCGGGCCCGCGGCATCACCTGGGTGCAGTTCGAACCCCACCTCTCGGTCACCGGCGCCGGCGCTACCGAGTGGGTGCCGATCCGCCCCAAGACCGACGCCGCCGTGCTGCTGGCGATCCTCCACGTGATCTTGCACGAGCGGGACTGGCGCGCCGTCTGTGATGTCCCCTTCCTCGAGCGAATGACCGCTTCCGCCTATCTGGTCGGACCCGGCGGCTATTACCTGCGCGATCCGGAGACCCGAAAGCCACTCGTGTGGGATCGGGACCGCGAGCGACCGGTGCCCTTCGACGATCCGGCATGCGCGCGGCCGGCCCTGCACGGCGAGTTCATCGCGGCCGGGCTGGAAATGGGCCCCGATGGCGCCGAGCGCAGCGTGTGCGAGCGCGTCCGGCCGGCCTTCGCGCACCTGATCGACCACGTGAGCGGGTACACGCCGGAGTGGGCGTCGGCGATCGCCGACGTCCCCGCCGCCACGATCCGGCGCCTCGCCGGCGAGTACCTCGCTCACGCCAACGTCGGCGCCACCATTGCGATCGAGGGCACGATCTATCCCTACCGTCCGGTCGCTATCCTGCTCGGCAAGACCGTCACCAACGGCTGGGGCGGCTACGAGTGCTGTTGGGCACGCACGGTGCTGGCCGCCGTGGTCGGAGCGCTCGAGGTGCCCGGGGGCATTCTCGGCACTACGGTGAGGCTCAACCGCCCCGCCCAGAACCGGCTCGACTCCGTGCGGCCGGGACCCGACGGCTTCATGGAGCAACCCCTCAATGACACCGGCCGTGATCGATGGCAGGCCGCCCCCCACGTCCGCAACGCCTACCGCACGCTGGTGCCGCTCGCGGATCACTCACCGTGGTCGGCGGCGCTCGGGCCCGCCCATTTGCCCTGGCTCTTCATGGAGAGCCCGCCCGAGCAGTGGCCGGCCCCCACCGTGCCCGACGTGTGGATCATCTACCGCACCAACCCGGCCATCTCCAACTGGGAGACGGGGCGGATCGAGCGTGCGCTGGAGCGCTTCCCGTTCGTCGCTGCCTTCGCCTACACGCAGGACGAGACCAACTGGTACGCCGATCTCCTGCTACCGGAGGCCACCGACCTCGAGTCGCTTCAGCTCTACCGCGTGGGCGGCACCAAGTACATCGAGCAGTACTGGGAGCACACGGGTTGGGCGCTCCGTCAGCCGGTGACGCGCCCGCCGTACGACACCCGCGATCTCACCGATGTCGCCACCGAGCTGGCCGCCCGGACCGGCCTGCTCGACGCCTATCTGACGGCGCTCAACCGCGGCGCCGGCACCACCGTGCCGCTCACCGGCGACCACTACGACTACGCCTTCGCGCCGGGCGCAAGGCCGTCGGCGGACGAGATCTGGGACCGCGTGTGCCGGGCAGCCACCCGCTCGCTCAGCAAGGGCGCCGTTGAGCGCGACCTGGCCTGGTTCAAGCAGCACGGCGCCTTCTTCGTGCCGTTCCCGACGCGGCAGTACTACCTGCACGGCGCGATGGCGGCCAGAGGCCTTCGCTACGAGCTCCCCTACCAGGAGCGGATCAAGCGGCTGGGCCACGAGCTGGGCGCGCGCCTGCACGAGCGCGGCATCAAGTGGTGGGACGTGCAGCTCGACGAGTATCAGGCGCTGCCGCCGTGGAAGGACTTCCCCGGGATCTGGAGGGGGACGGCCGCCGCGCACGGGCGGAGCGCCGAGGACTTCCCGTTCTGGCTGCTGACCAGCCGGAGCATGCAGTACTCCTGGGGGGCCAACGTCTCGCTGCCCATCCTGGCCGAGGTCGCCCGCCGCGTCAGCGGCCACTTCGGCGTCATGCTCAACCGGCGCGCCGCCGGCCGCCTCGGCATCGCGGACGGCGATCTCGTCGAGATCGAGTCACCCACCGGCACCACGCGCGGGCGAGCCATCCTGCGTGAAGGCGTCCGTCCCGACGTGGTCGTCGTGCTGCAGCAGTTTGGCCACTGGACCACGCCGTTCGCGCGAGACCTGGGTATGCCCAATCTCAACCAGGTCGCGACGATGGATCTGGCCCTGACCGACGCCACGGGCAGCGGCGCCGATCTCGTTCCCGTCGCCGTCCGGAGGGCCGGCTGATGCGCTGGGGCATGGTGATCGACCTGCGCCGCTGCGTCGGCTGCCAGACCTGCACCATTGCCTGCAAGCAGGAGCACGGTCTGCCCGCCGACTACCAGTGGCGCTTCGTCGCCGACTGTGAGGTGGGCGAGTACCCGGACGTGCGCCGCGTGTTCCTGCCCATGCAGTGCATGCACTGCGCCGAGCCGCCGTGTGTGCCCGTCTGCCCGACCGGCGCCTCGCGCCAGCGGCCCGACGGCATCGTCTGGGTCGCCTACGACGCCTGCGTGGGATGTGGCTACTGCGCGGTGGCGTGCCCCTACCAGGCCCGGCACCTCATGCACGACGCCTGCGGCTACTTCGCGTCGCCCACGCCCTCCGAGGAGGCCGTGGCGCGCCCGGAGCGCCGGGGCGTGATGACGAAGTGCACCTTCTGCAAGGAGCGCGTCGACGCCGGCGTCGCCCGCGGCCTGCAGCCCGGCGTGGACGCCGACGCCACGCCAATGTGCGCCGTCGCCTGCATCGCCGACGCGATCCTGTTCGGCGACCTGGACGATCCCACGAGCCGCGTGGCCCGGCTGGCCGGCGCCGGCCGCGCCGTGCCGCTCCTGCCCGAGTGTGGCACGCAACCCTCGGTGTTCTACGTGGTGGAGTGAGCCGTGAGGAGCTTCGACACCTGGACTCCGGCCACGCTCATCCCCGTGCGCCCCCAGCGGCTCTGGGGCGCCCCGGCCGTCGCCAACTTCGCCGCCGGCGCCCTGGGCGCCGGCTTCTACCTGGCCGCCGCCGTCACCGCACACTTCCGGCCGGCGCCGGCGCTCACGCTGGCCTCGTGGTTGGGGCCGGCGCTGGTGCTGGCCGGGTTCCTGGCGGTGGCCACCGAAGCCGGCCGGCCCTTGCGCGGCCCTCGCGTGCTGGCGCGTCTGTCGACCTCCTGGATGTCGCGGGAGCTGTGGGCGGGCGGCGCCTTCGCCGTGCTGGCCGCAGCTGAGTTCGTCGTTCCTGGCCCGGGCCCGCGGCTGCTCGCTACCCTCGCGGCCGCCGGCCTCGTCCTGGCCCAGGGCTTCATGCTGCGCCGCGCCCGTGGCGTCCCCGCCTGGAATACGCCCGTCATGCCGCTGGTGAGCCTCGTCTCGGCGGTGGTCGCGGGCACCGGGCTGCTCACGCTCGCCGACGTCCTGGCGGGCGGAACGCCGAGCGGGGCCAGGCTCTTCGCCGTGATCGCGCTCGCCCTGGGCGCCGGCATCGTCTGGCTCGGCTACGTGACCTGGTATGGCGACGAGGCATCGTTGTCGGCTACGCGCGCGCTGCGGGAGGGCGGCGGCGCCATCGCGGTGGTGGCCGGCGGCTACGTGTTCCCGCTCCTCGTGGCCGCCGTCGGCCTGATCATCCCCGAGGCGGCGCGGATTGCCGCGGCCCTGGCCGGTACCCTCATGATGGCCGCACAGGTGCAGGCCAAGGCCCTGGTCATCCTCCAGGCCGGCCTGCTCCGACCCATCACCGTCCCCCACCTCAGGCTCGACAGGAGACCATCATGATCCTCGGCGCCGGAGTCGACGTGGGCTCCACCCAGACCAAGGCCGTGCTCGTCGACAGCGCCCGACGCATCGTCGGCCGCGCGCTGATCGATACGGGCGCCAACGTCACGCGTGCCGGTGAGACGGCCTTCGTGCGCGCCTGCCAGACCGCCGGGATCGACCGCGAGGCCATCGCCTACGTCGTGGGCACCGGGTACGGCCGCTACAAGGTCACCTTCGGCGATGCCCAGATCACCGAGATCACCTGCCATGCTCGCGGGGCGCACTTCCTCTTCCCGCGCACGAGGACCGTCATCGACATGGGCGGGCAGGACACCAAGGCCATCAAGGTCGGCCCGGACGGCTCGGTCGTCGACTTCTCGATGAACGACAAGTGCGCGGCCGGCACCGGGCGCTTCCTCTCGGCGGCGGCCGACGTCACCGGCCTGCCCCTCGCCGAGATCGGCCTGCGCGCGCTGGAGGCCAAGAACCCCGTCCGCCTGACCTCGGTCTGCACCGTCTTCGTGGAATCCGACATCATGTCCTACCTGGCTCAACGCAAGACGATCGAGGACATCCTGGGCGGCGTCCACAAGGCGATCGCCACGCGGACGATGGCCCTCGTGCGACGCGTGGGCGTGGACGACGAGGTCACCTTCACCGGCGGTGTCTCGCGCAACGTCGGGATGGTGCGCGCGCTGGAAGCCGTGCTCGGCCGCTCTATCAACGTCAGCGACGACGGCCACTTCATGGGTGCTCTCGGTGCCGCTCTGTTCGCGCTGGAGCGGGCCGAGGCGGCCGCCGCCGCGCCGCCCACCACCGCCCACGGACCAGCCGCGGAGCCCGCCAGCGCGGCCCCGGGAGTGCGGGAGGCCTGACCATGCTCGTGGCTGGGATCGACATCGGCTCGGGAACGACCAAGTGCGTGCTCGTCGACGCCGAAGGCATCCGGCGCGGGCGCGCCCAGGTGCGCACCAAGGCGGACTTCGAGCACGTGGCCGGCGAGGCGCTGGCCGCGAGCCTCGCCGACGCCGGCGCCGACTTTCAGGCGCTGGCCTACGTGGCCACCACCGGGCTGGGGCGCTATGCCGTCGCGGCGCGCGACATTCAGATCACCGACCTCACCTGCGGCGCCCGGGGGGCCGCCGCCGTGTTCCCCAGCACCCGTTACGTGCTCGACATCGGCGCTCAGTGCTCGCGGGCCATCAAGCTCCGTGAGGGCGGCAAGGTCAAAGAGTTCCACATGAACGAGAAGTGCGCGGCCGGTTCCGGCGGCTTTCTCGAGCGGGCGGCCAAGTACCTCGAGGTCGCCGTGTCCGACATCGGTCGGCTGTCCCTCGGCGCCGGCCGGCCACAGCCTATCTCCAGCGTCTGCGCCGTGCTGGCCGAGTCGGAGATCATCAACCACGTCTCCGAGGGCGTCGGCGTGGAGAACATCCTGCGCGGCATCCACAACTCGCTGGCCGACCGCGCCCTGGCCCTCCTCAAGCGCGTGGGCCTGGATGGCGAGGTCACCTTCATCGGGGGCGTGGCCCGTCAGGAAGGCATGGTCCACGCCCTCCGCGACAAGCTCGGTATCGCCGTCAACGTGGCCGACGAGCCGCAGTTCATCACGGCGCTGGGGGCCGCCCTCCTGGGGCTGCAGCGCTTCCGCAAGCGGCAAGCCGCCGCGGCGGCCTGAGGGAGGCGGCACATGAATCGCCCGGCCATCACCGTCCGCCCGGTCGAGCTGACCGACCTCGACGACATCGTCCGCATCGACGAGAAGCTCACCGGGCAGACGCGCAAGGACTACTGGCAGACCCGCCTGGAAATCGCCGCGCTCCGCCCGCCCTGGATGTCGCTGGTGGCCGAGACCGACGGCCGCCTGGTCGGCTTCCTCTTCGGCTGGGTCGGCGAGTCGGAGTTC from the Candidatus Methylomirabilota bacterium genome contains:
- a CDS encoding acyl-CoA dehydratase activase, with the translated sequence MILGAGVDVGSTQTKAVLVDSARRIVGRALIDTGANVTRAGETAFVRACQTAGIDREAIAYVVGTGYGRYKVTFGDAQITEITCHARGAHFLFPRTRTVIDMGGQDTKAIKVGPDGSVVDFSMNDKCAAGTGRFLSAAADVTGLPLAEIGLRALEAKNPVRLTSVCTVFVESDIMSYLAQRKTIEDILGGVHKAIATRTMALVRRVGVDDEVTFTGGVSRNVGMVRALEAVLGRSINVSDDGHFMGALGAALFALERAEAAAAAPPTTAHGPAAEPASAAPGVREA
- a CDS encoding hydrogenase iron-sulfur subunit — translated: RQALDAGAAGVYVAACHPEDCQFREGSAWLSARLSGARLPALKDVPSGRVRVGYFSPVEVERFLRELEEFRRGLP
- a CDS encoding TetR/AcrR family transcriptional regulator codes for the protein MAIEARYDGILTAAADVFGRRGFHQASIREIARAADLSVAGLYHYVGGKEELLFLVLDRALDDLHASLDRALATARTPQTKLLALIRTHLDFGFHHPLELKLINRETELLAEARRAEIGARRNAYVQRGLAILRELDPHGRAGDELLSATNLLLGMLNGIARRPHLTAGDEVGALAASVGALFLHGFLERSAVVDGPPATTRGGGHDG
- a CDS encoding 2-hydroxyacyl-CoA dehydratase — encoded protein: MTVDAIIEHCRAVVAEPLGAVAERWKAAHPGGRAVAVYPVWAPAEVIHAAGMLPLALLGGGTSVELTHADARFQSFVCSIAKSSLELGFQGLVRGVDGFVFSNICDVARNLASIYKRNFPEAFVEYLHLPQNSTSPAVVGYLQGELRRLADAFAQSFGLEVTDAALAKSIETYNTLRARLRALYRLRIEAPEKLSTVELYLALRAATLARPEDTLGWLGDLVAALPGRPTRRQDRMRVVLEGAFCEQPPLGLLEVLEEAGCYVVEDDLLLGWRWFTADVAADGDPFERLAAAYVNQAAPSSTRHEGRQHRSAGLIDKVRRSGADAVVFAPAKFCEPALFDYVLMKQGLERAGIPHLVVEFEEKMWTFERTRNEIETFVESMLFD
- a CDS encoding acyl-CoA dehydratase activase; the encoded protein is MLVAGIDIGSGTTKCVLVDAEGIRRGRAQVRTKADFEHVAGEALAASLADAGADFQALAYVATTGLGRYAVAARDIQITDLTCGARGAAAVFPSTRYVLDIGAQCSRAIKLREGGKVKEFHMNEKCAAGSGGFLERAAKYLEVAVSDIGRLSLGAGRPQPISSVCAVLAESEIINHVSEGVGVENILRGIHNSLADRALALLKRVGLDGEVTFIGGVARQEGMVHALRDKLGIAVNVADEPQFITALGAALLGLQRFRKRQAAAAA
- a CDS encoding 4Fe-4S dicluster domain-containing protein codes for the protein MRWGMVIDLRRCVGCQTCTIACKQEHGLPADYQWRFVADCEVGEYPDVRRVFLPMQCMHCAEPPCVPVCPTGASRQRPDGIVWVAYDACVGCGYCAVACPYQARHLMHDACGYFASPTPSEEAVARPERRGVMTKCTFCKERVDAGVARGLQPGVDADATPMCAVACIADAILFGDLDDPTSRVARLAGAGRAVPLLPECGTQPSVFYVVE
- a CDS encoding DmsC/YnfH family molybdoenzyme membrane anchor subunit — encoded protein: MRSFDTWTPATLIPVRPQRLWGAPAVANFAAGALGAGFYLAAAVTAHFRPAPALTLASWLGPALVLAGFLAVATEAGRPLRGPRVLARLSTSWMSRELWAGGAFAVLAAAEFVVPGPGPRLLATLAAAGLVLAQGFMLRRARGVPAWNTPVMPLVSLVSAVVAGTGLLTLADVLAGGTPSGARLFAVIALALGAGIVWLGYVTWYGDEASLSATRALREGGGAIAVVAGGYVFPLLVAAVGLIIPEAARIAAALAGTLMMAAQVQAKALVILQAGLLRPITVPHLRLDRRPS
- a CDS encoding 2-hydroxyacyl-CoA dehydratase family protein, which encodes MAEAVTERQYQGRVHQRSRQLMSAWMSELARAEAEGVPTGALMISGNCVELLRACHVLPMFPEVTALQNAIRKKSLPLILKAEQAGYSSDNCAYVKADIGLFLDGGMGPGKPIPFPTITVCNYVGCNVYVKWFEHLADVSGSRLFVLDTPFARTPEPTPGDVRYVVSQLEELITLCESVSGKKFDIDYLREILGHAARAEAGYARCKHLTRHRPAPFDAYFDSINMMGPINVLRGTREAAEFFDEAVAEFEELVTQGLGPLSEERFRTVVEGPPPYPYYKSFRNLFTRWGAVAVQSTYSTVGGIWEWGFRHDPQRPLESIAEQMLRENLTNRSITARYGQIKRYVEEWEADALVIHSIKSCRLFSAGQGDMRDYFTRELGVPTLLVESDLEDPRYYAEAQLRNRIDAFFEALEHKKLVGAGH
- a CDS encoding molybdopterin-dependent oxidoreductase; translated protein: MRDKTPATVEKVPVYCYQCVAGPDLLKVVVRDGVAVGVEPNGDVAAEHPAGGKVCVRAYGLVQKLYNPARVRTPLKRTNPRKGRDESPGWQAISWEEALDLLAQRLRALRATGLVDEAGYPRLAVTFGSGGIAPAYLGTFAAFLAAWGPIDQGIGSGQGVKCYHSEHLYGEFWHRAFTVAADTPRCDFVLSFGYNGDASGGVTGVHRHAEARARGITWVQFEPHLSVTGAGATEWVPIRPKTDAAVLLAILHVILHERDWRAVCDVPFLERMTASAYLVGPGGYYLRDPETRKPLVWDRDRERPVPFDDPACARPALHGEFIAAGLEMGPDGAERSVCERVRPAFAHLIDHVSGYTPEWASAIADVPAATIRRLAGEYLAHANVGATIAIEGTIYPYRPVAILLGKTVTNGWGGYECCWARTVLAAVVGALEVPGGILGTTVRLNRPAQNRLDSVRPGPDGFMEQPLNDTGRDRWQAAPHVRNAYRTLVPLADHSPWSAALGPAHLPWLFMESPPEQWPAPTVPDVWIIYRTNPAISNWETGRIERALERFPFVAAFAYTQDETNWYADLLLPEATDLESLQLYRVGGTKYIEQYWEHTGWALRQPVTRPPYDTRDLTDVATELAARTGLLDAYLTALNRGAGTTVPLTGDHYDYAFAPGARPSADEIWDRVCRAATRSLSKGAVERDLAWFKQHGAFFVPFPTRQYYLHGAMAARGLRYELPYQERIKRLGHELGARLHERGIKWWDVQLDEYQALPPWKDFPGIWRGTAAAHGRSAEDFPFWLLTSRSMQYSWGANVSLPILAEVARRVSGHFGVMLNRRAAGRLGIADGDLVEIESPTGTTRGRAILREGVRPDVVVVLQQFGHWTTPFARDLGMPNLNQVATMDLALTDATGSGADLVPVAVRRAG